The genomic window CTGAAACGCGAGTTTTAGCGGAGCTGGCAGCTGTCCTAATTGCCTTGCCTGGTATGTGAGATGGGGTCAGCTGTGAGGCTGTGTTTTAATAAACATAAGTGGTTAGAGAGCCGTTTTTAAAATTCCAGAATagttagggttggaagggagctctgGAGATGAGCCGGTCCAGCCCCCTCGCCAAGGCAGCGTCCCCGACGCGCCCCGGTGGATTTGGAATGTTtagagagggagactccacgGCTTCCCGGGGGAGCCTGGTAATGAAAATCAGGGTGCTACAACTAGTGCTGATATTAATGAGACATAAAACTATTAACTCTTATTTCCAGCAGCAGTTCACCTGGCTCTTGGCAAGACGTCTGATATTGCACCAGCGAAATACTCCGTCCTGCAACAATACCTAGATAAAAGCTTGGCTCTAAGAAATTAAGCTTTCAAAAAACTGTTATTCTTGAAAATGGATTTTCGATTTGATTTTGCTGTTGATGAAAATGAGAACAGTGAGGCAGATGCTCACTTCTTACTGCTGTGCTCTCCAGAACACAAGCAGGAATCCAGGGAAAAAAGCAGGGAAACTGCTGATCTTGCACCAAAGTCCAGCCTGAAGCTGGCTGCTGCTAAGCACCAGGATGAGGCAGCTTTGAAGAAAAACCTCTGTGTGAAAGCTGCCAAGGAGCACAGCATTCCCCAAGATCTCAacaaagtattggaaaataaagtcATGGAAACAGTATTGGGCCTGTCTCATGTAAAGCTGTCTGTAGTGGAAAGGACATGTTCAGGTGATGCTGACAGTGAAGGCATTGTGTCCAAAAGTGTTTCTTCTCACTCTGATCTCATCCCAGGAGTCTACGAAGGAGGGCTGAAAATCTGGGAATGCACCTTTGATCTCATGGACTACTTGTCTGAGGCTGAGATAGAATTTACCAACAAGACTGTACTGGATCTTGGCTGTGGGGCCGGATTGTTGGGAATTGTTGCTTTACAGGGTGAAGCTGCCAGAGTCCATTTTCAGGACTACAACAGCACAGTGATTGATGAAATGACCTTGCCTAACGTGGTGGCCAACTGTAGCAGTGAAGGCAGGAGGATGGGCAGGGAGAAGGACAGAAAAGCCAGCAAGCCTCCTTCCAAGAGGCCCAGGAAAGCAGAGGGCTCAGCTGATGTGCTCAGCAgatgcagatttttttctgggGACTGGTCTCAAGTCAGCCAGCTCCTGTCAAACAGCAACAAACCCTGCCTGAAGTATGATATAATTCTCACCTCTGAGACCATCTATAACCCTGACTACTACAGTGCTTTGCATGATacactggcacagctcctggatAGAAATGGCCACGTGTATTTGGCAAGCAAAGTGCATTATTTTGGAGTTGGTGGTGGTGTCTATCTCTTTGAGAAATTCATTGAAGATAAAAACGTGTTTAAAACCAGTTTGGTTAAAACAATTGATCAGGGTCTGCAGAGATGCATTATGGAAATTGCCTTTAAAAATTCCTGTTAAAATTAAACTAATTATCTTCCAAAACATAActggaaaatgttttaaatccTCATGTCTCTCTTTGCTTTTTCCTCTGTTATTCTGGTTTAACAAATTAAGGATGGTGGTTGTGGAAATGTTTGACAAATTCTAGTGTTTGACTAGAAGTGAGGGACTTTTCTGGTGTTGGCTTTGCATAGAGTTCTGTTTAAAGCAgcatttgtttatatttttattaatataattaatatacaCACAAAGATTAGGCAAGTCATTGTCTCCAGCCAGGCTTTCACATTCTCTGTCAGCTGCAGAACTGTATGTCACAGGAATGGCATACATGATGTATTGTGGCTGAATGAGGTAAATTTAGCACCCAAAATGAATGCAAGAGGCTTTTCTCAAGGGTTGGGCAGCCTGACTGCAGCCAGATTCAGGCAGGGACCACGctcctctgagctctgctgctttgCCAGCAGAGGGAGATGTGATTGTATTTATCACTCACGGGGATCTCAGAAATCCATGTAATATTTCCATGTGTAGTGCACACATAATGTACTCAAGCCCTTTAAAGAGTGTAACAATATTAACCCCTGTGGTCTGTAAATTCTGTAAATTTCCACATTCAGATTCTGTCACAGGCTAAGAAAATTACAGCAAGGAATTAGAAAAAGCCATGCTGGTTTAGAAGCTGACTTGAAAGAATATTCTACCCAAGGTAAGTTCCTTCTACCAACCAACAAGCCTACAAATGAAATACTGGAGGATGATAGAACTGAGCTTTAGGAGATAATTGGGAAAGGAGATAAACTGTTCTACAGGAGTTTAATAGATTGCTGTACTGCTTTAATAAGCTTTTTCCAGAAATGAATTGCCCCTTTCTCTAAACTTGCTGGGGGTAAACTTGCTGAACATCCACACCTCTTCAGTCTTTTCACAGCAGTTTGGCAGGACAGAAAGCACTCAGAAAAACCTGAAATACAAGACAGTGCTGTTGCTGAAGAAATCACTGCAGACAAACCCCCAAAGAACTACACAACCTCATCTTGAGCACTCACTGCCACTGGCAattcaaagaaaaagaggaaatccACTGCATGTTTTGCCAAAAGCAGACAGAAAGCTCTTAGCTGCTGTCATCATGCACTGCTTTATCAGGTGCCCTTGCAGAAATACAAACTTGGAGACAGTGACCACTGCTGTAAACTGGATGCAAGGATCTTCAGGGTAGAGCAGAAGGCAATAGTCTGAGAGGATGGGAAGAAACTTAGTACAGCAGTGATCTACATCACTTTAATTATGCCATCAAGTTTCCATCACTGAAGGTGTCCAAAGTCAATCCTAAGTTTCCTATTTTGAACCTGCTGCTATTAAGACAGAGTTGTAAAGGATTTCCTGTACTTCACAGAAGAGCCTTCACTACTGTTTCAGGCTATTTTAAAGAGATGTTTTGGAAACTACTGAATTTAGCCTCTCATAGGATagaagagggagggaaaaagtAAGTTTTGCCCTGACTGCTATGGTGCTTTGGAATTTTTCTGAACCAACTCTGAAACTTAATGATGATAACTGCTGACCTCAGACTGAGGAACAAAGAAAGTTTTAGCTTTGGCAAATCAAGAAGGTACTGTtaacagctcttttttttttcctgtcaaaaCAGAGAAGCTGGAAACAAATGGATTACCATTTGTCATTTTTCAAACTCAATTCTTAGATAAATCATGGCTTGCACCGAATAGTTTGTTCTACACCTGCTAGTCTAGTGCAGTTCCAGAGAACCATACCTGCAGTAATAAGAAATGTTGACCTCTATGACAAAGGATATGGTTAGGAACAAGAATCTCATGTAACTTTGGATGAATAAATGAAGAAGGTACTTAAAATCTTCTATAATATCTCCTCTTGATAATATTCCACTATCAAACTCATTATCTCTGGTTTAATTACTGTGCCTTCACTCAGTATTTGGCTCAAACATAACTGGTTTTGTGCAAATACAGAATCagaatttttagaatttttaggatgagggaagaatGGCAGAGCCACAATGTTATAGTGACTGCACACCTGCAAAACAAATAACCCCCACACAGAATAATGAGCTTCCAATTTCAGAATCTGATTAGAAAATGGAAGATGCTTTTTCTCAGGTGAAATCAGCACAATTAGCATTGGGATTTCCATGTTTGAGATGAGTTCTGTTCTTAGAATTCAGCAGGTACATGCTGAGAGGAAACAGAATTCAACACTTAGTTTTGTAGGTTGTTGATGTTTCAATCTTCAAATAAGACTAATTTCCCTCATCTGCATTAAGGCTTGCTCTACCTGAGAAATCCTCACAGTGTCCTGTAACCAGTAACCAGTGTCCTGCTCCTCTTCACAAACTggaatagaagaaaataaacttttcaTTCCTTTGTAACACTTGTACGTATTACTTAATGACCAGGGAAATTAAATTGCCCCAAATGACGTTGCACTAAAAAAATAACTGAATGGGGAGGTTcctctaattattttttttatgacaCATTAAAATCTTTCTTCTATGAAGAAACAAAAGGTAGAGATTAGCTGGTAACTCAGTTTTGATCAGCTCACTCCAAATCATCACTGTTTTTCCTCCCCTCACGTTTTGAACACGTCATTCCAATAATAAGTCCAGTGTAAGTTATGTCTTTCCTGTAAGTATTGTGGAGACAAAGATTAAAATCAGTCATTAAATACCTCAGGAAACTAAATTGAAAGGCTTGTTTGTTTTAACACAGTTATCCCTAACTGATGACTTCCATTTGAAGACTATTTGCCAGTTTTGGGAAATGAGGCTATTTAAAACTCAGGTCTGTATACTGGCAGCTACAGTTATTTCACTAAagcttaggggaaaaaaaagcccttgaTCATGGAACTGGGAAGTGCCCAATTTGCAGGTTACTGACTTGTGTGCTATTCTTGGTTATTAGGCACTGAAATCAAAATCTTGTTCAGTAAAATCAATCCTGTCATCATTACCACAGTATTTGAAGTGCAGCCAGATAACCATTGCACAGGAACTCAAAGAGAAGCACAAAGAGCAGATGTGAAAGCAGGCAAGGGTGCTGGAGGGGAAAATCCAGGCTGCAAGGGGGGGAATCTGATGCCAACCAAGAGACCTGGAGCACCAGGTTTAGGAGATTCTGCTCTGATGAGATTATTGGGATAGAGACCCTGGAACTCTTCTGGTGAGGACTGGACTGAAAGGTTTGAGGATGAGAACAGAAAATTCCTCTCCACAACTGAAACAAAGGCACAGAAAGGTGACTTAAGATGGCTCACAATTGTCAGAGGGGAGTAACAGCAGGATTTTTGGCAATAGAAACTGGCCTAAAGTGTCTCAGATTTCCTGGTTTGTACTGCTAGAGTCACTTGCATGCTGAAAAGGAAAGGCTTCCCTATACCACCAGATACTGCTGGGTAACTGCAGTAGGAACCACAGAAAAGGGAAGACTATATCATCCAGAATATCTCCTCATCCAGAATATCTCCTCATCCAGAATAACCTCTGGAAGTCAGCAAGCCTTCAAGACAGCAAGTCAATAAACCCACAAATGAATTAAATTCAAAGTATCATGAAACAAAGAGTCAAAATTGTAGCAAGTAATTAGACAACAAACAAAAGGCAACATCCTGTCACAACAAGAGGGTGATGTTAGCTAATTCAGACACTGTCTAGGTGTACTGAGGAGGCAGTTTAACATAATTACTgctaggaaaataaaaagaaaaaagcatttttaaattcaCACAAATCAAAGCAGTTCAGGGGAATCAGAATGAAAGAAGCATTGGCAGAATTTTTACATTGCCACCAGTCTGCTATAGGGAAGGTTCTTACaggaaaatcaaatattttgatCATTACTTCTGCAGAATACTAGATTTTAAAATCATTGAGGAAATCAAAGATTTGGATCATTGAAGAACTGTAACAGTCAACCCCACCCTCCACACCAATCTTTTGTAAAATGTGGGTAAGAAAGATGAGAAGCCTAAAAAgtaacagaaaaacaaattgaAAACACTGTGGTCAAAAGACCAGGCTTGGCTCAGTGGTGTTTGAAGTTGATGGTAAATCCTTAGGTGTCCTACAACAGATCAGTGAAATAGGACTGGATGAAAACAAATTAGAGGTAAGGTGGTGTGGGAGTGTTTAACTAAAGGGCACatcaaaaaggaaaggaaaaaggattaGAACTCCATATTCTGCACAAAGCAATGATCTAAAAAATAAGATATTTCTGAGGATTACCAACCATATTATAAACTATGGCAGAGTCTAGTTACTCCAGATTTATGGTTTCACACATAGAACACACATTCAATTTTATTTATCAAAGTACAGCTCACAGTTACCAGGTTGGAACTGCTCATTGTGTTCACAAGTTTATTTCTTGTCATCTGACCATGTAATTTCATAATCTGTATACTCTTTCTTCAGTATCTCTACAGTGACTGAGTGATCTGCTTTTCCATAGCCCTGCAAGAGACAACAAATTGGACATGGACATTAAATCATGAGAACCATTCAGTTCTTATCAGCACAAAGTTGTTCACATGCAAATCAAAAGTTCTAAAATAGATACTCTTGTAGtatcatgttttatttttctattatcCTCTCTaattcccccctccccaaattgaAGTTGTAGAAAATAAATGAGATGGAGTCACatagaaaatgcattttccacACAATTTCTCCAGCAGAAAGCTTGCTTTAAAATGTTCCCAACCCATCAGGCACTGTATTTATGGAATGTTGCTTTAAACCACAGAGATTGCATTGACCCACTTTAAAGTGTGAG from Agelaius phoeniceus isolate bAgePho1 chromosome 8, bAgePho1.hap1, whole genome shotgun sequence includes these protein-coding regions:
- the METTL18 gene encoding histidine protein methyltransferase 1 homolog, with product MDFRFDFAVDENENSEADAHFLLLCSPEHKQESREKSRETADLAPKSSLKLAAAKHQDEAALKKNLCVKAAKEHSIPQDLNKVLENKVMETVLGLSHVKLSVVERTCSGDADSEGIVSKSVSSHSDLIPGVYEGGLKIWECTFDLMDYLSEAEIEFTNKTVLDLGCGAGLLGIVALQGEAARVHFQDYNSTVIDEMTLPNVVANCSSEGRRMGREKDRKASKPPSKRPRKAEGSADVLSRCRFFSGDWSQVSQLLSNSNKPCLKYDIILTSETIYNPDYYSALHDTLAQLLDRNGHVYLASKVHYFGVGGGVYLFEKFIEDKNVFKTSLVKTIDQGLQRCIMEIAFKNSC